The DNA region CCAATCCTTTGGGCATGGTGCCTTCTAAGCCATACAACAAGGTGATCACTTCACGTTCTCTGGGTGACAACTGAATCAATGCAAATTTTAGTTCTTCCTTCATGGAATCCTTCATCAAGCCCATATCAGGTGCTGCAATGGAATCATCGCCAATGGTGTCAATGAATTCAAAGCTGCCCTCCTGGCCATCAACCGGAGAATCCAAAGAAATGGTTTTATTGTTGGATTGTAGAATGTTATATACGTCTTCCGGTTTCATACCAAACAACTCTGATATTTCTTCAGGGCTTGGTTCTCTTTCAAATTGTTGTAAAAAAGATTGATACGCGGTATTGATTTGTTTTTGACTGTGAAATTTATTGTAAGGCAAACGAATCATTCTTGAATTCTCAATGATGGCTGTTAAAATGGATTGACGAATCCACCAAACTGCAAACGTTATAAATTTAAAACCACGTGTTTCATCAAAACGCTTAGCCGCTTTCAATAAACCGACATTGCCTTCATTGATCAGATCGTTTAAGGTGAGTCCGTTGTTTTGATATTGTTTGGCAACACTTACAACAAATCTCAAGTTGGCTTGTACCAATTTATCTAAAGCATCCTGATCGCCTGATTTAATTCGTTTGGCTAACTCCACTTCTTCCTCCGGGGCAATGGTTTCTATTCTAGCAATATCTGCCAGATAGCGTTCGAGCGCAATGCTCTCCCTGTTGGTGATTTTTTGTGAAATTTTTAATTGCCGCATCTGTTTGAAAAAAAATCAAACAAACTTACGGAATAATTTGGGTTCAAGGGGCTGAAGCCTGACAAATCAAATAGGTTCAAGAAGTTGAACGCTGACTAATATAATGGGTTCAAAGTATTGAACTCATACAATGCAATGGGTTCAAAGTATTGAACCCGAAAAATGCGAAGCTTAGAAAGAGGAGCTTCCGTCTTTTGGCATGATTGCTTTTCTGGATAAACGTAGTTTACCTGTCTTTGGATCGACTCCAATCAGTTTTACTTTGACGTGATCTCCTACTTTAAATACATCTTCTACATTGTCGATGCGGCTGTGAGACATTTCACTGACGTGCAACAAACCGGATTTGTTTCTAAAGTCAACAAATACTCCGAATGGAAAGATCGATGCAACAGTTGCATCGTATACATCTCCGATCTGAGGTGAAAAGGTAATTTTTTCAATCATGGCAATGGCTTGATCCATTCCTTCCTTATTGGTACCAGCTACGTTTATAATTCCTTTATCGCCTACTTCCTCGATATTAATTTTAGTACCGGTTTTGGCTTGCATTTCCTGGATAATTTTACCACCGGGTCCAATCACTGCACCTATAAAGCTTTTCTCAATGATGATTTCAATAATCCTTGGAGCATGGGGTTTCAAATCCGGATTTGGAACTGAAATCGTCTCAGCCATTTTATCTAAAATATGAAGACGGCCTTGTTTTGCCTGGTTCAATGCTTCTTCCAGTAATTCATAAGAAAGTCCGTCGATTTTCATATCCATTTGCGTTCCGCAAATTCCCTGAGCCGTTCCGGTTACTTTAAAGTCCATATCGCCCAACGCATCTTCGTCACCCAGGATGTCGGTCAGAATAGAAGTTTTACCTCCTTCTGAAATCAAACCCATTGCAATTCCTGAAATTGGTTTTTTTACAGGAACCCCGGCATCCATTAAAGCCAGAGATGCAGCACACACAGTGGCCATGGAAGACGAACCATTTGATTCGAGGATATCCGAAACAATCCGGGTAGTATATGCGAATGTATCCGGCATAATTTTACGCAAAGAGCGCGCCGCTAAATTTGCATGGCCAACTTCTCTACGGCCGGGACCGCGGGAGGGTCTTGCTTCTCCAACTGAAAAAGCAGGAAAATTATAATGCAGGATAAATTTTTCGTTGTAAAGATTGAATGCATTGTCAATCAGCATTTCATCGTCTTTGGTTCCCAGTGTTACAGATGTCAAAGACTGGGTTTCTCCCCGATTGAAAATTGCAGAACCGTGAGCAGCCGGCAAATATTCAATTTCTGTCCAAATTGGACGGACTTCGTCTTTGGCTCTTCCATCCAAACGTTTGCCTGAATCGAGTACCATATGACGAATGGTATGTTTCTTTAATTTATCGAAATACGCAGCGATTTTTCGCTTGTTTTCGGTGGTATATTCTTCACCTTTGGTGGCAGTCAACATTTCTACACAAGACTTCAGGATGGCATCAAAACCATCTTTGCGCGCATGTTTTTCCAAAGCCGATTCCGCAATTGTTTTGATTTGAGTTGCCGCATTGGTTTGCAAGAAATCCGTTAATTCCTGATCTTCTTCCACTACTGGAATTTCCCGTTTTTTAGCAACGGATTCGCCTAACATATCAGCAAGGGTCAACTGAGCAC from Saprospiraceae bacterium includes:
- a CDS encoding RNA polymerase sigma factor RpoD/SigA, with protein sequence MRQLKISQKITNRESIALERYLADIARIETIAPEEEVELAKRIKSGDQDALDKLVQANLRFVVSVAKQYQNNGLTLNDLINEGNVGLLKAAKRFDETRGFKFITFAVWWIRQSILTAIIENSRMIRLPYNKFHSQKQINTAYQSFLQQFEREPSPEEISELFGMKPEDVYNILQSNNKTISLDSPVDGQEGSFEFIDTIGDDSIAAPDMGLMKDSMKEELKFALIQLSPREREVITLLYGLEGTMPKGLDEVAESFGISVERMRQVRDHAFKRLKRLFKRYNMKPLNN
- the pnp gene encoding polyribonucleotide nucleotidyltransferase — its product is MGLKTPFSTSFQLPDGREVILETGKLGTQAHGSAVVKLGKTMLFASVVSNKEAKEGQDFFPLSVDYQEKFAAAGKIPGNFFRRESKLSDYEVLISRLVDRAIRPLFADTYLTETQIIINLISGDAETMPDALAGLAASTALSCSDIPWEGPISEVRVAKIDGNYVVNPNRTDLARATLDIIVAATLKNLMMVEGEANECQEHELIEAIKVAHEAIKVQCRAQLTLADMLGESVAKKREIPVVEEDQELTDFLQTNAATQIKTIAESALEKHARKDGFDAILKSCVEMLTATKGEEYTTENKRKIAAYFDKLKKHTIRHMVLDSGKRLDGRAKDEVRPIWTEIEYLPAAHGSAIFNRGETQSLTSVTLGTKDDEMLIDNAFNLYNEKFILHYNFPAFSVGEARPSRGPGRREVGHANLAARSLRKIMPDTFAYTTRIVSDILESNGSSSMATVCAASLALMDAGVPVKKPISGIAMGLISEGGKTSILTDILGDEDALGDMDFKVTGTAQGICGTQMDMKIDGLSYELLEEALNQAKQGRLHILDKMAETISVPNPDLKPHAPRIIEIIIEKSFIGAVIGPGGKIIQEMQAKTGTKINIEEVGDKGIINVAGTNKEGMDQAIAMIEKITFSPQIGDVYDATVASIFPFGVFVDFRNKSGLLHVSEMSHSRIDNVEDVFKVGDHVKVKLIGVDPKTGKLRLSRKAIMPKDGSSSF